A single window of Streptomyces xanthii DNA harbors:
- a CDS encoding glycerophosphodiester phosphodiesterase, with protein MYARAAAALTSVTGSVVVAVLVLPGTAQAADGTGRQVVIAHRGASAYAPENTLEAVDKADELGISWVENDVQRTKDGALVVIHDNTLSRTTNVEQVYPDRAPWNVRDFTAAEIAKLDAGSWKGAQFAGARIPTLHQYLERVDRNHQRLLLEIKSPELYPGIEDQILRQLGRDGWLRHSRVKHRLIVQSFSADSVKTVHQRRPDIKTGFLGTPAVADLPAYAKFADQINPSHTTISAGYVDAVHALKGPHDKPLEVFTWTVNDTANAVKAIGFGVDGIITNNPDVVRDAVDAMSY; from the coding sequence GTGTACGCACGCGCAGCAGCCGCACTCACCTCGGTGACGGGATCCGTCGTCGTCGCCGTCCTGGTCCTTCCCGGCACGGCGCAGGCCGCCGACGGAACCGGCAGACAGGTGGTGATCGCGCACCGCGGCGCCTCCGCCTACGCCCCGGAGAACACCCTGGAGGCCGTCGACAAGGCGGACGAACTGGGCATCTCCTGGGTCGAGAACGACGTGCAGCGCACCAAGGACGGCGCGCTCGTCGTCATCCACGACAACACGCTGTCCCGCACCACGAACGTCGAGCAGGTCTACCCCGACCGGGCCCCGTGGAACGTACGGGACTTCACGGCCGCCGAGATCGCCAAGCTGGACGCGGGCAGCTGGAAGGGCGCCCAGTTCGCCGGCGCGCGGATCCCGACGCTCCATCAGTACCTGGAGCGGGTGGACCGCAACCACCAGCGGCTGCTCCTGGAGATCAAGTCGCCCGAGCTCTATCCCGGCATCGAGGACCAGATCCTGCGTCAGCTCGGCCGGGACGGCTGGCTGCGGCACAGCCGCGTCAAGCACCGCCTCATCGTCCAGAGCTTCAGCGCGGACAGCGTGAAGACCGTGCACCAGCGCCGCCCCGACATCAAGACCGGCTTCCTCGGCACGCCCGCCGTGGCCGACCTGCCCGCGTACGCGAAGTTCGCGGACCAGATCAACCCCTCGCACACGACGATCTCCGCCGGCTACGTCGACGCGGTCCACGCGCTCAAGGGCCCGCACGACAAACCGCTCGAGGTCTTCACCTGGACCGTGAACGACACGGCGAACGCGGTGAAGGCCATCGGGTTCGGGGTCGACGGGATCATCACGAACAACCCGGACGTCGTCCGCGACGCCGTGGACGCCATGTCGTACTGA
- a CDS encoding MHYT domain-containing protein, which produces MQGTVDGFSYGLVTPVVAYLMACLGGALGLRCTTRSLHVAHTWRAGWLALGSAAIGSGIWTMHFIAMMGFAVRGVPIHYDKPTTFASLGVAVVMVGVGVFIVGYKGASGPALFTGGTITGLGVASMHYLGMAGMRLHGTLQYNTYTVGASVLIAMVAATAALWAAVQVRGILWSLGASLVMGLAVSGMHYMGMAGVSVQLHGAATGSPAGDSAAGILAPMLIGPLCFLLLAGVVVLFDPMMVMGRPDWRDARDAARQVGAPAARIPRPRRAPDKQPSRTPQRW; this is translated from the coding sequence ATGCAGGGCACGGTCGACGGCTTCAGTTATGGACTCGTCACTCCGGTGGTGGCGTATCTCATGGCCTGCCTGGGAGGCGCGCTCGGCCTGCGCTGCACCACGAGATCCCTCCATGTGGCGCACACCTGGAGGGCCGGCTGGCTCGCCCTCGGGTCCGCGGCCATCGGCTCCGGCATCTGGACGATGCACTTCATCGCGATGATGGGCTTCGCCGTGCGCGGGGTGCCGATCCACTACGACAAACCGACGACCTTCGCGAGCCTCGGCGTCGCCGTCGTCATGGTGGGCGTGGGCGTCTTCATCGTCGGCTACAAGGGAGCGAGTGGCCCGGCCCTCTTCACCGGAGGGACGATCACCGGCCTGGGGGTCGCCTCCATGCACTACCTGGGCATGGCCGGAATGCGACTCCACGGGACGCTTCAGTACAACACGTACACCGTCGGGGCCTCCGTACTGATCGCCATGGTGGCCGCCACGGCGGCCCTGTGGGCGGCCGTCCAGGTGCGCGGCATCCTGTGGAGCCTCGGCGCGAGCCTCGTCATGGGGCTCGCCGTGTCCGGCATGCACTACATGGGGATGGCCGGCGTCAGCGTCCAGCTGCACGGCGCCGCGACCGGCAGCCCCGCAGGGGACTCGGCCGCCGGCATCCTCGCCCCCATGCTGATCGGCCCCCTGTGCTTCCTCCTGCTGGCCGGGGTGGTCGTCCTGTTCGACCCGATGATGGTCATGGGCCGCCCCGACTGGCGCGACGCCCGGGACGCCGCCCGCCAGGTGGGCGCCCCCGCCGCCCGGATCCCGCGCCCGCGCCGCGCCCCCGACAAGCAGCCCTCGCGGACCCCGCAGCGCTGGTGA